Genomic window (Nicotiana sylvestris chromosome 7, ASM39365v2, whole genome shotgun sequence):
CATGATAGATGTTTATGTCAAAGTCCAGACTGTGTCTGTTCTTTCCTTGCACATAAACCCTATAATGCTGCATCATTCTGATTTGATGTGTTTCTAACTATAATATCTTTACAGGTTCTTCCGTTCATGTTGGGCGAAGCTAGAGTAACTTATGGGTTCGGTCAAATTCAGTAGGTCCGGTGCACTAAGTTCCCGCTATGCACGGGATTCGGGGAAGGGCCGTACCACAACGGTCTACTGTATGCAGCCTTAtcctgcatttttgcaagaggctgtttcgATGGCTCAAACCCGTAACCtgctggtcacatggcagcaactttaccaattAAGTCAAGGCTCACCTTCAAAAATATAATCTTTACCAGTATATACaataacttaaaaatataatCTTGAACTCGTAAATTTTAAATCCGGGCTCTATCTCTGCCTTCACGTGTGGTTGCAACCATGACGCAGGGTCTGCGAGCTAACAACTTACTATGACCAACATGTGTTAGAACATTAGAAACTTAGAGAGATCGAAGAACAAACAAGCTGGTCAAATGATTCACAATCTTTTGTGATATGCAAAGCGAGGAGAACTGGAGAAGAATTCACGATTTAGAGAAAGTACTTTAGAATAAGTGATCTTGTTAATTATGTGTACATATTTTCCTCTTTCCATTTCAATTTTTTGTACATTATTTAAGTAGACACGaaacttaaaaaagaaaagaagttttttaaaaaaatttatcaTAAACCTACCATAACATTTATATATGGAGTTAAATATAACACTTGAGaaattttttcatatttattaGATTTGAACCCATAAATTTAAAGATTGAGTTCAACGTTAAGAATATAACAGTTGAATCCATCAAGTTCAAATTCTGGATCTGAGTTGGCGGTTTAAGTTAAATTGTTTTAAATATAGAAAACTCTCGTTCTTTCTTAAATGAACTAAAAATGAAATGTTGCCACATAAACTGGAATGGAGGAAGTAATTTTGTTTGTGCGTGCATATAATCATAGGCGGATTCATGATTTGAACTTGATGGATTGACTTTTAATGTTTTTAGCACTAAACTCATTGTATCTTTAAATTTATGGGTTCGACTTTAATAAATATGAAAAACTTTCCCCATTATTATGCACCGTTTCAAAAATATAACCCGTTATCCAAAAGGCTAAATCTACCACTACGTACTGACAGGGCCATGCTAATCTTTGATCTGCTTTACGGTCGTAAGTGTATTGAATTACTGCATTTGGATCGTGTCAAGACCAAGTGTAACGTGGCTGGCACTAGCTATTTACAGCATAGGTTTTTTCATTTCTTGATTAGATTTGACACCATTATGATCAAAGTGGAAGAAGATCCCATGAGAGAAAGTCAGACAAATTAATAGGTCAATATATGAACAGGGAAGGGTAAGAATTTCATTGAACTAGGACACAATAATTTCTAGCAATTCATGTGATGTTGCCTGCTATATATAAGTTATTTCACATGCATGGCGGAGTTAGAGACTGAGATGCGGATTTGACCGAAATTAGTAATTTTGGTCCAAACTTTatatttgtcttaagaaatttatttaatatatttaAATTCCTTTTATTAATGTAAAACTCAGTAACTAAAAGGGCTAAAATCCTGAACCCAGAAACTTCCGATTCTGGCTCCGCCTATGTTCACATGCATGTTTTTGCCTTAGTTTTAAGGAACATGACTCGTGTTCATCCGACATTATatgttattgttattgtattcattatttTTCTTCTAGGTATGCAATTATGATTTAGGATTAATTTGTCTCATATTTAGAACGACATTATTAATGTGGATAAATTTATCATTTAACACCTATCATATCTATAGAATTAACCTAATATATTCGTCCACCTAAAcgtttaaactaaaaataattgCTTGATGTATAATATATATGTAATTCATGTATAATAGATGCATAATCGTGTATAATCAGTATATGATATAGGGAGAATGACACAGTTACCCACAAAATCAAAACTATTTACCCTTGTCTACTCATTTGTTTTTCTACCCAtcaaactaattacatttcctacccaTAGTAGTTTCTGTGGGGAATTTTTTCTatattctccaattcttttttatttttatgcttcttttttttctccttttctttttttctcgttttcttcttattttttttctttcttccttttctaatttcatttaacttcttttcttatattctttttctcttcataatctaatttcatttactgttttcactattttttattattcttttttttaatactattactaaagaaaaattaaattgtgtaccaattaaaataCAACCAAATAATGTTAACTAACATATAATACCAGTAATATATAGCTATACCAGCACGGTATACAATTGTAcgcaaagagttaaaaaaaattcttgttttgagtttcaaAATAACCACAAACTCAACAAACCCAATTTATGAGTTTCAAAGCTTCAAGGGCGTCCAATGacatattaatattttgtagaaGTTAGAAATCTTGGAATTCAAGTCATAGAATAAATCAAAACGAAAAAAGATTTGCATTTTCAATTTGTCCCTCACGCTGGGTAAAAgtttaaagcaaattaaaagggaaaaggcaagtgaatttaTGGGTAATAAGTATACTATTATGGTATATTGTATCCTATTACAACATACTGTTATAGTATATTACATATTATTACAGTATACTGTAataatatattgtatactataagTATAACTATATACTCTTATAATATATTGTATACTGTTAGGTAAttgtgttcttcttcgattattACAATATACCTTTGCAGTATATTGTAAgctataatagtatactgttgtagtatagctatatactcctacagCATATTGTATACCGTAGTGGTATACTATTGCATAGTTGTGTTCTTCGATTTTCAGCTGAAAATTttgatctcaatcacctcaaatcaactccaaatatTATCAAATTTCAGTATAAACTTCCAGAAGgtactataagcaatatttaacaGTGCGcactttgaatcaaacaagaaatcttcaaaataaaaattttaaattcaagagcTTCAAGCCCAACAATGGTGAATATTCAAATACACATAAAAATTTAGATCCGGAAAGCTTACTTGAAGGTActataattaatattttatagcaCCCACATCGAATCAAACAataaatcttcaaaataaaattttaaatacaGGAGCTACAGGCTCATCAATGGTGGATCTTCATACACACACAAAAATCAGAGTTGGGAAACTTAATATATAACTGCAACAACACATGGGTtcagaaaatacaaataaatacataaaaaaaTACTAATATAGAAAGAGGATTTTGGAGTGAAACTCATGTGTCAAATCAGTAACTGCTGTATGAAATATGATTTCTCATGGTTTGGCTATGGGatttttgaaatgaaagaaatggcTGGGTGAAATAGCGTTAACTGAGGCATTAAATTAGGGGAATAAGCTAATGCATAGGCCGGATAAATAGTTTGGACCGCATGGGTAGGAGAAGTAAATAATTTGGACCTGGACATTAaagggcatttgcatctatacccgctttttgggtcacgttttaacttgtatccgctttgcaaaaaaaattgcaaacgtacccactttttcgcataacttcagcatacggggctgaagtagcaaaggcaatcacgcaaaacttcagcattttagTAGACGGatctgaagtagcaagtgtgctgaaccaagtgtgctgaagcttttgtttgtaattgttgaacttaagcatagtagctgaagttttgttctttatttgctgaagtttttgtttgtaattgctgaacttaagcaaaGTAGCTGAAGTTTTGCTCTCtagttgctgaagtttttgtttgtaattgcactaaataaggtgaagtttttttgtcctggattcattacttttgtcattaagctttttcaaaaacttcagcaaaagatgctgaagttatttagttcatttataaaaacttcagcattaaataagctgaagtttttttgtcctggataagctttttcaaaaacttcagcagaagatgttgaagttatttagttcattttgtAAAAAGTTCAGCACTAAAAGCTGaattttttttgtcctggattcagtagttttgtcataaaaaaaattcaaaaacttcagcagaagatgctgaagttatttagttcatttgtaaaaacttatgcactatataagctgaagtttttgaaaaagctttctaacatactagataaataatcataTTGCCAACattatctaaatcataaattttggaaacaataaacatgaAAAGAATATAATTATTATTGTCTACTAAGTTACGTACGTGAaaatatttacaaattattgtctactaacttacgtaattatttataatttatttttaaataatctgataaacatatttatggcaatcatcccaagaaagaagaagaagaagaagaagaagaagaagaagaagaagaagaagaagaagaagaagaagaagaagaagaagaagaagaagaagaagggggctgaaattgtttaaaaaatgggtataaatTAAAACTattttgaaaaatgaagttgTTTAAATAATGGgtataaattaaaatatttttaaaaaaatgggtataggttaaaccCCGTATAATTTTTACGTAAATAGTTTGGAATTAATGAATAGAAAGTGAGATTTTCCCTATGATATATGCATATCGGCTAGTTAAAAATCTCAACTTTTGGTCCACCTTTGATTGATTTGTAGGACTAGCGTAAAGATGGGCTTCTAGTTGTGCCTCTCTATCTCATGTTTAATTCgaaagttcttcttcaatcaggTTTCTTGTTCTTAGAAGTGAAGTTGTCACACcataaaaaaaaagttttaatTATTATGTAACTCAGACTAAGTAGTAAACTGAAGAAGAGAGAAGGAAAGAAGGAGTAAAACTTAGGACTCGTTACGAGGGATATAATGGATAATTAATTTCGGAATTAAATTTATTACACGTTCGATGGGTAAAATCACGGTATAACTAACTCCGAGATTAGTTAATTATCCCAGAATTATAGTATTATTTTGATCCTTACGGAAGGGTGTGATAAAAATTCCGGGAGGATAATTAATCCTGGGATATCTTACTTTCCAACTAAACGACCTTTTAGCTCCGATTTGGACATAAGTCTTGGTTacttttttcataaattttttaaaattatttgttCATAGAATTTGACaagtttttgaaataaaaattgAAGATAAATTTTTAAGTTCTAAATACTGGTTTGGACCAGTTTTTGCGTGAAATTTTTTCTTCCACTcataaaatttcaatttttttccaAGTAAAATGCATGTtcaaacacaacttcaacttccaaaaattattttttaacatactttcaaaaaattcattttttaagTTTCAACCAAATTTATATTTAAACGCTAGCTTAAACTGATCATTTGAGTTTGATATTGATATGTAACATTTGTTGGGAGAAGTATCATATCGTTGTTCCTCCAATGAtctataaaataaaaagaaagaaaggaggaAGTACGAGTTGCTTCTAAAAGAATGGCCTAGCTAGAGTCCCCTCTTATGAATATACATTCTGAATACATGAAATGCTTTTTCCCAAGCTAAGGTAAATCTCTCTGAGTAGTCGTGCAATTTAATGGTTACTTACTAGCAGAGCTGGTCAATGGTGGTCACTTTAATGTTGGACTAAAACGGCCCAAAGATACTCTTAAGTCTTAATATGATGCGATATTGTCTGCTTTTGCCAAGTCCGATCAGTACGATTTTTCCCAAAAACTTCACATCATTAAGAGTATTCAACTCcttataaatagcttctttttctTTCCTACTTTCCATGGGAGACTTTGTTCACATACATCCAACATTCAACATCCTTTATTGGAAGAGTATTCTGTGTGTATACAAAAGCGGAGCCAAAAGTTTGACGTGTTTAAGTTCAGAATTATACCCTTTTGAGTTATTGGATACTAGATTGATAAATTGTACATATTAAATTAATTCCTTAAGATAAAATACATGGTTTAGATCAAAACTAATGGGTTCTGCCGAATCTCTAATCAAAAACTCTACCTCCGTCTTTGTATATATAgatcaaatattatattttaaacaTATATATTAAATCTTAAATATTCTTGAACAGCTTCACTACAAGACTCTTGCTATTCCTTGTGTAACATTTATGTGAGCGATACAAAAGAACTACTAAAGGAATTGAGCTAGAATGTCCGACCTTATGGCCTATGTATATATGCAAAAAATCAAAGGAGAGTCAACATATATAATATTTATTACATTTTAAAAGAATTACCTACCTACCAGTGTATTTTCACGAACTCATGAATAGTTGGATGCATCTAGCAGGTATTATCGATCATAGTGAGCTTCACTCAATCAAAGGAAATTCACCTTTCAAAGGAGCAAAATATATTGCtgcaaattttccttttctaaatcTGTGAAATATCCAAAATAATATTACAAACTCTGAGCAATGAATGGAAATATTCAATCTGCGCCAAAGTTTCTTCAGTTGAATAATTAGCTCGGCCATTATACAGAGTTGTAAAACAATAAATAAGATATGAAAATAAGGTATTTTGACATCAAAAGTAACAAACTTTGATGATCTAACTATAGAGGTCATCTTCGTCCGCACCACCAGCAGAAGTTGCAAACGGATCAGCAGTTCCGGTGGCTCCGGTGCTCGCTTCTGGGAACCGGAACTCAGTGCCAAAACCTCTGGACTGCTGCAACGTCTGAGCAAACGCCTGGTACTTGCGGATATCAGCATCGCTGACGCTCCTCCTGGCATACTTCATCGATTCCTCAAAGTGAGCAGGCTTGATCTCAGGTACCTCATCGTCAACATCTTCCTCCATTGCTTCTGGATTATCCCTTCTCCTTCTCTCCCTCTCAATATCCTGCAAACACACAACACGACATTAGTTTTCTACTCCTGCTTTAGCAACTCCCTCCATCCCAATTTATGTAGTGTTATTTGACTCGGCACGGAATTTAAGAAAGAAAGGATGACTTCTGAAACTTATGGTCTAAAACAAGTCATAGATATCTGTGCGGCTATAAATCATCTGATTAAGGGTAAAGTAGGacgtttaaagttaaattgtttctaaataagtATGACATTCTTTTTGGGACAGACTACAAAGAAAAGCATGCCATATAAATTGGGACAGAGGATGTCATACCTATTGCCACAAGAATAATCAATTGACAAGAAATGGAAATGGAAAACTTACTTTCTCAATGTTCTCTCGGATAGCATATTTGCATGCACGTTGGCAAATCTCTGTAATGTCAGCTCCACTAAATCCTTGCGTATATTTTGCAAGAGCTCTTAGATCTATATCCTTAGAGAGAGGTGACTTCCGTAGGCATGCCTTGAAAATTTGATGGCGAGAATCCTCGTCAGGGAGAGGAATGTAAATCAATTGGTCAAGACGACCGGGCCGCAGAAGTGCAGGATCAATAATGTCGGGTCTGTTGGTGGCACCGATGATGAAAACAGTCTTCTTGGCATTCATACCATCCATTTCAGTGAGGAGTTGATTCAAAACTCTATCAGCAGCTCCTCCGGCATCTCCACTGCTACTTCCTCTCTGCAAAAGCCAAGTCATATTTAGCAACAAAAGCAAATAATCTACAAAGAAGACAGTGAATCTAGTGTAGTAATGGTTTAATGGAAACGTTTGAACAATGAACAGCACCTGAGTAGCGATTGAGTCCAACTCATCAAAAAACAGGACACAAGGAGCAGACTGTCGAGCCTTGTCAAATATTTCTCTAACATTGGCTTCACTCTCTCCAAACCACATGGTAAGTAATTCTGGACCCTTAACACTAATGAAGTTGGCCTGGCATTCATTTGCAATAGCCTTTGCTAGCAAAGTTTTCCCACATCCAGGTGGCCCATAGAAGAGAACACCCTTTGAGGGAGACATACCAAACTTCTCGAACTTCTCCGGATGTTCCACTGGATATTGAACAGTCTACAAAACAAATTGAATTGAGATTTAATGATGTGAAGCGAATTAACAGAACTAGTAAATCAATAAGGTAAATAGATCAAccctaatatgcattattatatgTTTTGTTATTCATAGAATTACCTCTTGGAGCTCACGCTTGACATTTTCAAGACCTCCAATATCCTCCCACGACACATTAGGAACTTCAACAACCTGTTCAACCAGACATACATGATTAGGAATCGAACAGAAGATGTGTACCAGCAGAATCAGAGCATGTAAAGAAATCCAGACTTACAGTTTCACGCAAAGCAGATGGATTGCTTGTCCCAAGGGCAGTTGAGAAGTGCTCATTAGTCACAGCCATGGAGTTCAATATCTCCGCATCAATGGTTTCATCTTCCAAATCAATCACGTCCATCTTCTCTCTGATACATTGAAGTGCAGCCTCAGTACACAAAGCTGCCAAATCAGCACCAACATAGCCATGTGTGTCTTTGCCAATTCTTTCCAAATCAACCTGCAAACAAAGATCAAATATTACCTAATTGCTCTTTTAAAAGTCAGAATACTAAAAGTTTGAAGATATGAAATTACATCTTCAGCGAGCTTCATGTTCTTTGTATGGATACGGAGCACCTCAAGACGCCCAACTTCATCTGGGACACCAATGTCTATTTCCCTGTCAAATCTGCCAAACCTTCTTAGTGCAGGATCAATGCTATTAGGGCGATTAGTAGCACCCATGACAATTACATGGGCACGTGATTTGAGACCATCCATGAGAGTCAAGAGCTGAGAAACAATCCTCCTCTCAACCTCTCCATTTGTCTTCTCACGTTTAGGAGCTATCGAATCAAtttcatcaataaagataattgAAGGGGCATTCTTCTCAGCTTCCTCAAATGCTTTCCTGAGATTGCTTTCACTTTCTCCAGCCAGTTTGGACATGATCTCTGGCCCATTAATACAGAAGAAGAATGCACCAGTCTCATTTGCAACTGCCCGAGCTATCAACGTCTTTCCTGATCCAGGAGGTCCATACAGAAGAATTCCTTTGGGAGGTTTCACTCCAATGGATTTGAAGAGTTGTGGATGCCTCAATGGAAGCTCAACAAGCTCGCGGATCTGAGCCATTTGTTTGCGCACGCCACCAACATCATCATAACCAACCTCATCCAGCCGATTCTCATCTTCTCTACTCACAGGTTCACCCTCACAAAATATCTCAGTATCTGGGGCGACGACACAGTATTCAGGAGGATCAGTTTCAATAACCTTGAACTCTACACTTCGCATTCCTCCTCTTACAAGAAATAGATCACCCTTCCTCACTGGTCGATATGCTTCGAGGAAATAGGCTGCAGACAAATAACACAAGGGAGACGAGAAGGATCAGCATTTGCATAAACAATTAGGTTATCATCTCTTGGCCAAGAAGTGTGACTGAGGCTATCCAAAGTTCTCATTTAATTACAGAAAACAATAGCCTGTTTAAAGTCTAAAAACCATTATTTTAAAAATGACTAGgaatttcatttatttatttattgatagGTAAACAATGACTAGGAATCAGAGACTTGTTCAAAAAATATTATAATGGCTAAAGATGCATGACAAAAGCTTAGTTTCTGTTTTCAACTTTCCAGTTCTAATACAAAAGCTTTCATCAGATGAAACCCCACATGGCGAGAGAAAACCTTGAGAACTTGCTTGATGCAAATTAGACATAACACAAATCACAGCAGATTCTAAGTTAGAAGTTCAAACCTAGCAAACTTATAAGAATAAAGTTCTCAAGGCAGGATACTGGCACAAAGAGTTTGCAGACATGGTGCTCATCAGAAGAATACCATCGGCTAACTAAAACGTAAACTCTAACAGACAAACAATACATAATGCCGTGTATCCGAAGATATTAataagcaaatagatagtacaaATTTGAAACACTTACGTTTCAAGTAAGCATCAAAAAGATTCCCAGTAACTCCTTCAATGGTGTCATCAATGGGAAGAATGTGCACACGTTTCCCGTACTTGACATCAGGACATTGATGCACAGAGACAACATCACCAAGCCGAACCCTAAGGTTATTTCTGACAACCTTGTTCATTCTAATCTTTGGCTCATCACAGGTGTCATCAGCAAGGGCAATGCAGATtgtatcttttcttttctttccctaTACAACAAGATACAAAGTTAAGAACTGAAAATCTTACAAATAAAACATCATCAACATTATCAGACTTCTTATATCACCATATTACAAAGAAGCTACAGAACACACCAATTTCTCAAGCTTGCGGCAGCAATTCCCAGAAAAGGTATAATCTTTAGAACTAACTATACCAACTCATCATTTACAAACAAAaaacggaatgaaataaaaagGCCAATAAAGTAGATCAACAAAGGGCACCAAACACTTAACAACATTTTTCATGGTTTCTTTATGCACTACAATATCTGCGAGTGAGAAAAATAGACACAGAACAACACAAAGCTGTAGTCTTTAAGAAGAAAGAACTGGCCTTTTCATCTTATATCACAAAACATATAGTCCGTGAGCTTATTTCACTAGCAAAATTGATTTCCAGCAAACAAGGAGCAAGGGCACGAAACATATCCTATGTAGCTAAAATATCTAAAATACTCCAGTAACCATATATCATGTAAACCTGTCCCTTTGCTTTCTGCATCCTTAATCTTATAAAACTCCATACCTATGCACAAGAAGGGATAAAAGCACCATCCCTTAGTAGAAAAATTGAAGACCATTCAGAAACCAAAGAACCCCCAGTTCAAATTTCCAAGCAAATTTCCCAACCTGATTCAGAATTCTCAATTTATCCAAATTCTCCTAAACACTAGCCACAAACCCATGACAACCCTTGTTCCATAGGTGAGATTTTTACCCCTATAAGCTACCAAACTTACAAACTCCACCTACCAAAATAGAGGGAAATTCAAGAAACTTGAACAAATTATAGGTAAAAACCTGACCTTTATCAAGATTGTATCCCCTAACCTGATTTAGAATTCTCAATTTATCCATATTCTCCTAAACATTAGCCACAAACTCATTACAACCCTTGTCCCATTAGGTGAGATTTTACCCCTATGACgacaactacaacaacaacaacaataaactcaGTGTAATCCCATATTCTAAATTTATCCATATTCTCCTAAACATTAGCCACAACCTCATTACTAGCCTTGTCCCATTAGGTGAGATTTTACCCCTAtgacaacaccaacaacaataagaacaacaacaacaaaaacaaaaaatgcaaCGTAATCCCAgaggtggggtctggggaaggtagtgtgtacgcataaCTTACCCCTGCCTTTAAGAAGGCCAAGAGGCTATTTCCGGTAGACACTCTGGCTAAGGAATTTTACCCCTATGAGCTACCAAAATTACAAATTGCACCCACCAAAATACAGTAAATACAAAATCATGGATAAAAATCTAACCTTTATCAAGATTGTGTCACCACGGAAAAGCTGAAGTTTTTCCATAGTCTCAGGGTGAAGAGAGACAACAGAGTTATCATCATTGACTGCCTCATCAACAACAAGGCgatttggtgatttcttcctttcaAGAATTGCTGTACTATAATCCCTTTTAGTCCCTTTCCTATAAAcatcacacaaaaaaaaaaacaaatcaaaaacTTTAGAAACCAAGAATCCAAATACAAGTACACCAACAAAACTCTATACAAAGATTTGATAATGGGGTACTTACGAATCAGAGGATTCAGCTTTGTTACTCATGATTTTTGAGTCCTGAGAGTTTTCAGaggttttctttttgtttggctaatgttttttcttttttaagagATCTGCTAATTGCGAGGGGTTATATATATAGGAATATAGAATAAAACAATCCGTTTCTTGTTAGGAAAGAAAtgcttttttgcttttttttactactttttctctcttttttatgtttccttttctttttcctttaccaattaTAATTGATGttgatttatttttggaattATTTTCCTTGTTTTGATTTTATGTTAGAATTATTTTAATACGTTCTGAGGGAATAACCGACCAATTATATTATGCCATGTCAACATTTTGCTATCTTGGCATTCCCTTATTTGTTCACCAAACTAGTCACTCTAATAATTTAGtctaaaaaagaaatagaaacgGAAAAGGATCATATTTATCCCTGTACTCTTTAAAAATTGTTATATTTGTCTTTCGTTATACTTTTTTGATATATTTATCCTTACCATTATACTTTAGGATCATATTTGTCCATGTACTCTTCAAAGAGAGTTACATTTGTCTTTCGTCAtactttttgacatatttatcgTTACACTTATACTTTAGGATCATATTTGTCCCTCATCCATTAAATCCCCATGTCCCACCTTTCTTTTCCTACATGGTGCCTATGTGGATTTCTTTTTCCTCCAATTTAAATATGGTCAACTATTAATTTAATTTAACcataaaccataatttggttgtTTGCATTTATTTGTGTCTTTGGGCAGCCAATATATAAATATAGTGGCTTCATTCTGATAATTCACATTACTCTAATATTATTCGTCATTGTAGGTTTATGTTAAACCAGATCGAAGATAAGGGTGGAGCTAGAGTATTAGGTATGGTTTGAATGAACTCTATAgcttttgtttagatttgtgttctATTAGGAAAtacattaaatatgtataaatatttaattacgaACTTAATAACTAAAATGAGCTATGAGCAAGAtcagaacccataaactttaaatcATGACTCTGCCATCCAAAAAGTTGAATTATTTAGATATACTTTTTTAaatatgtaattttattttatttttgaaaaacatgaaaattatatacccaaatcacaaaaaaaaactaGATGTTTTGACCCTTGTAATCGAATTCTTTCATATAAAATGAGAGGAGGGAGCAATATTTTCTTTTCGAGAAAAAATATGTTTGAGGAAATCATCCTAGACAATATTAGGCTTCTGGCAGTGCTCTATTTTAAGCACAGACCTTTGTCATTAATTTCATTGTTGTGCAACTTCTCGTAATTTAATTTGGTTACTGCAATAATTGTAAGTTGTATCAGATTAGTGATTTTGATTTCAAAGTTCTTGTTTGCCAATATGTTGTCGCTGCTATCCGAAAAATATGGAGCTGAAAAAGAACATTATCTTAAATAGGTGACCATATTTAAATTGGAGGAAAAAGAAATCCACATAGGCACCATGTAGAAAAAGAAAGGTGGGACATGGGGATTTAATGGATGAGGGGCAAATATGATCCTAAAGTATAAGTGTAaggataaatatgtcaaaaagtaTGACGAAGGACAAATGTAACCCCCTTTGAAGAATATAGGGACAAATATGATCCTAAAGTATAATGGTAAGGATAAATATATCAAAAAAGTATAACGAAGGACAAATATAACCATTTTTAAAGAGCACAGGGATAAATATGACCCTTTTCCGAAATAGAAATATAGCCAAACTTAATACTCATACTAATAAATAGTTTTTCATTTACTTTTGAAGTAAACAGTCTTTAAATTTTCTTTTGTGGATGTAATATGTTAAGTAAATGAAAATTACCCGTTTGCTTGTAGTTTTGAAAGattcatttttttttagtttttcaaaAGGTGTTTATTTGAACTACTTTTTGCAAAACtaagttttaaatattttatatactcttaaaataatttatttcggAAAAATTAAAACTAGTATTTGAGTTTctgaa
Coding sequences:
- the LOC104213494 gene encoding cell division cycle protein 48 homolog; this translates as MSNKAESSDSKGTKRDYSTAILERKKSPNRLVVDEAVNDDNSVVSLHPETMEKLQLFRGDTILIKGKKRKDTICIALADDTCDEPKIRMNKVVRNNLRVRLGDVVSVHQCPDVKYGKRVHILPIDDTIEGVTGNLFDAYLKPYFLEAYRPVRKGDLFLVRGGMRSVEFKVIETDPPEYCVVAPDTEIFCEGEPVSREDENRLDEVGYDDVGGVRKQMAQIRELVELPLRHPQLFKSIGVKPPKGILLYGPPGSGKTLIARAVANETGAFFFCINGPEIMSKLAGESESNLRKAFEEAEKNAPSIIFIDEIDSIAPKREKTNGEVERRIVSQLLTLMDGLKSRAHVIVMGATNRPNSIDPALRRFGRFDREIDIGVPDEVGRLEVLRIHTKNMKLAEDVDLERIGKDTHGYVGADLAALCTEAALQCIREKMDVIDLEDETIDAEILNSMAVTNEHFSTALGTSNPSALRETVVEVPNVSWEDIGGLENVKRELQETVQYPVEHPEKFEKFGMSPSKGVLFYGPPGCGKTLLAKAIANECQANFISVKGPELLTMWFGESEANVREIFDKARQSAPCVLFFDELDSIATQRGSSSGDAGGAADRVLNQLLTEMDGMNAKKTVFIIGATNRPDIIDPALLRPGRLDQLIYIPLPDEDSRHQIFKACLRKSPLSKDIDLRALAKYTQGFSGADITEICQRACKYAIRENIEKDIERERRRRDNPEAMEEDVDDEVPEIKPAHFEESMKYARRSVSDADIRKYQAFAQTLQQSRGFGTEFRFPEASTGATGTADPFATSAGGADEDDLYS